From the genome of Nicotiana sylvestris chromosome 2, ASM39365v2, whole genome shotgun sequence, one region includes:
- the LOC104216206 gene encoding protein MALE DISCOVERER 2-like isoform X2 yields MKCDKLTILLLQQKQQKDFIDSPVCPLLSGLALLRFQVKVDSDPYGILETWNPDHCDPCVWSGVQCKDGKVQMLDLHGYSLKGILTPELGNLTHLKSLVLSENHLFGPIPKEFGRLRMLEVLDLRDNKLSGRIPAVIGDLQSLRRLLICDNNFKGKVPVEIWKLHLLSEFQFDDYLTSGVAAGTCCINRKLGHCIRRGCLRRFKTIGSFIRPIKGTLTCYLSFFTLFPGFLGDHADLCSDNLQGSLRPHFIHAVQNQGNTVRRKLVEQSSNLAAVPANGGKPLGPVVPMPSSRSSGSFRAVPNTVGTPPLPIIPSSPQQHEPQTPQGHSNGAVKQPTASQAPPGRKSASTWKYIGIGIGVFLVAIFVCLIFICKSKAVQTIGPWKTGLSGQLQKAFITGVPKLNRSELITACEDFSNIICNQDTFTVYKGTLSSGVEIAVVSTPINSLKDWSKRSESAFRKKIDSLSRINHKNFTNLIGYCEEDEPFTRMMVFEYAPNGTLFEHLHVEEADPLDWPSRMRAIMGTAYCLEYMHNLNPPLYHSDVNSQAIFFTDDYAAKITELAFWSEILVKSKSASGDIENSELPPLADPDTNVYSFGILLLEVISGKSPYSERESLLNSAEQYLNDKQNLSSLVDPTLKSFKNNELMVICDVIRECLREDQRKRPTIKEVVTKLREAIDISPEAAVPRLSPLWWAELEILSSEAA; encoded by the exons ATGAAATGTGACAAATTGACAATTTTACTTCTGCAACAAAAGCAGCAAAAAGATTTCATTGACAGCCCTGTTTGTCCCCTACTTTCTG GATTGGCATTACTGAGATTCCAAGTGAAAGTGGATTCTGATCCATATGGCATTCTTGAAACCTGGAATCCAGATCATTGTGACCCATGCGTGTGGTCTGGTGTCCAGTGTAAGGATGGTAAAGTGCAAATGTT GGACCTTCATGGATATTCATTGAAAGGAATACTCACACCAGAACTTGGAAATCTCACTCACTTAAAATCACT TGTGCTTTCTGAAAACCATCTCTTTGGTCCTATTCCTAAAGAATTTGGACGTCTCAGAATGCTGGAAGTGCTTGACTTGAGGGATAATAAGTTGAGTGGAAGAATTCCAGCAGTAATAGGAGATTTGCAATCACTTAGAAGACT GTTGATTTGTGACAATAACTTCAAAGGGAAGGTTCCTGTGGAAATTTGGAAGCTTCATCTGCTCTCCGAATTTCAGTTTGATGATTACCTCACCTCTGGTGTTGCTGCCGGTACTTGCTGCATAAACAGAAAACTTGGGCATTG CATCAGGCGTGGATGTTTGAGACGATTTAAGACCATAGGCTCCTTTATCAGACCAATTAAAGGGACACTTACGTGTTATCTTAGTTTCTTCACACT GTTCCCTGGCTTTTTGGGTGATCATGCAGACTTATGCTCTGACAACCTGCAAG GTTCCCTAAGGCCTCACTTCATCCACGCTGTACAGAACCAAGGAAACACTGTACGTCGTAAGTTAGTTGAACAATCCAGTAACCTTGCTGCTGTTCCTGCCAATGGAGGGAAACCATTGGGACCTGTTGTTCCTATGCCAAGCAGTAGAAGTAGTGGTTCCTTTCGTGCTGTACCAAATACTGTGGGAACTCCTCCTCTTCCAATTATACCATCCTCACCTCAACAGCATGAGCCTCAAACTCCTCAGGGACATTCTAATGGTGCCGTTAAACAGCCAACTGCTAGCCAAGCCCCACCTGGTAGAAAATCTGCAAGTACATGGAAGTATATAGGAATTGGCATTGGGGTTTTTCTGGTTGCTATTTTTGTGTGTCTGATCTTCATCTGCAAGAGCAAAGCTGTGCAAACAATAGGCCCTTGGAAGACTGGATTGAGTGGACAGCTGCAGAAAGCATTTATTACAG GGGTCCCAAAACTAAACAGGTCCGAGCTTATAACTGCATGCGAGGATTTTAGCAACATCATTTGCAATCAAGATACATTTACTGTCTACAAGGGAACTCTATCCAGTGGAGTAGAGATTGCTGTTGTGTCAACTCCTATAAATTCTCTGAAAGATTGGTCCAAGCGTTCTGAATCGGCCTTCAGGAAGAAG ATCGATTCACTGTCAAGGATAAACCACAAGAATTTCACTAATCTAATTGGATACTGTGAGGAGGATGAACCTTTCACACGGATGATGGTCTTTGAGTATGCTCCAAATGGAACTCTTTTTGAGCATCTGCATG TTGAAGAAGCTGACCCTCTTGActggccttcaagaatgagagctATAATGGGGACAGCATATTGTCTCGAGTACATGCACAATTTGAATCCTCCATTGTACCATTCTGATGTGAATTCACAGGCCATATTTTTTACTGACGATTATGCTGCTAAG ATTACAGAGCTTGCTTTCTGGTCTGAAATACTAGTCAAGTCAAAGTCCGCCAGTGGTGATATAGAAAACTCTGAACTGCCACCACTTGCTGATCCCGACACAAATGTCTATAGTTTTGGGATCTTGTTGCTGGAAGTAATTTCTGGAAAGTCGCCTTACTCAGAACGAGAGTCTCTTTTGAACTCG GCGGAGCAATACCTTAACGATAAACAGAATCTGAGCAGCTTGGTTGATCCAACATTGAAGTCCTTCAAAAATAATGAGCTTATGGTTATATGTGATGTAATCAGAGAATGTCTTCGAGAAGATCAACGGAAAAGACCAACTATAAAGGAAGTCGTTACAAAGCTAAGGGAAGCGATTGATATATCACCTGAGGCTGCAGTTCCAAGGCTATCTCCTCTCTGGTGGGCTGAACTCGAGATTCTATCCTCCGAGGCAGCTTAA
- the LOC104216206 gene encoding protein MALE DISCOVERER 2-like isoform X1, which translates to MGGRWNTYGIKLSYLALLIIVLDIRGCCSLNSEGLALLRFQVKVDSDPYGILETWNPDHCDPCVWSGVQCKDGKVQMLDLHGYSLKGILTPELGNLTHLKSLVLSENHLFGPIPKEFGRLRMLEVLDLRDNKLSGRIPAVIGDLQSLRRLLICDNNFKGKVPVEIWKLHLLSEFQFDDYLTSGVAAGTCCINRKLGHCIRRGCLRRFKTIGSFIRPIKGTLTCYLSFFTLFPGFLGDHADLCSDNLQGSLRPHFIHAVQNQGNTVRRKLVEQSSNLAAVPANGGKPLGPVVPMPSSRSSGSFRAVPNTVGTPPLPIIPSSPQQHEPQTPQGHSNGAVKQPTASQAPPGRKSASTWKYIGIGIGVFLVAIFVCLIFICKSKAVQTIGPWKTGLSGQLQKAFITGVPKLNRSELITACEDFSNIICNQDTFTVYKGTLSSGVEIAVVSTPINSLKDWSKRSESAFRKKIDSLSRINHKNFTNLIGYCEEDEPFTRMMVFEYAPNGTLFEHLHVEEADPLDWPSRMRAIMGTAYCLEYMHNLNPPLYHSDVNSQAIFFTDDYAAKITELAFWSEILVKSKSASGDIENSELPPLADPDTNVYSFGILLLEVISGKSPYSERESLLNSAEQYLNDKQNLSSLVDPTLKSFKNNELMVICDVIRECLREDQRKRPTIKEVVTKLREAIDISPEAAVPRLSPLWWAELEILSSEAA; encoded by the exons ATGGGGGGTAGATGGAATACATATGGAATCAAGTTATCGTATCTTGCTCTTTTGATTATCGTTTTAGACATTCGCGGTTGTTGTTCTCTTAATTCTGAAG GATTGGCATTACTGAGATTCCAAGTGAAAGTGGATTCTGATCCATATGGCATTCTTGAAACCTGGAATCCAGATCATTGTGACCCATGCGTGTGGTCTGGTGTCCAGTGTAAGGATGGTAAAGTGCAAATGTT GGACCTTCATGGATATTCATTGAAAGGAATACTCACACCAGAACTTGGAAATCTCACTCACTTAAAATCACT TGTGCTTTCTGAAAACCATCTCTTTGGTCCTATTCCTAAAGAATTTGGACGTCTCAGAATGCTGGAAGTGCTTGACTTGAGGGATAATAAGTTGAGTGGAAGAATTCCAGCAGTAATAGGAGATTTGCAATCACTTAGAAGACT GTTGATTTGTGACAATAACTTCAAAGGGAAGGTTCCTGTGGAAATTTGGAAGCTTCATCTGCTCTCCGAATTTCAGTTTGATGATTACCTCACCTCTGGTGTTGCTGCCGGTACTTGCTGCATAAACAGAAAACTTGGGCATTG CATCAGGCGTGGATGTTTGAGACGATTTAAGACCATAGGCTCCTTTATCAGACCAATTAAAGGGACACTTACGTGTTATCTTAGTTTCTTCACACT GTTCCCTGGCTTTTTGGGTGATCATGCAGACTTATGCTCTGACAACCTGCAAG GTTCCCTAAGGCCTCACTTCATCCACGCTGTACAGAACCAAGGAAACACTGTACGTCGTAAGTTAGTTGAACAATCCAGTAACCTTGCTGCTGTTCCTGCCAATGGAGGGAAACCATTGGGACCTGTTGTTCCTATGCCAAGCAGTAGAAGTAGTGGTTCCTTTCGTGCTGTACCAAATACTGTGGGAACTCCTCCTCTTCCAATTATACCATCCTCACCTCAACAGCATGAGCCTCAAACTCCTCAGGGACATTCTAATGGTGCCGTTAAACAGCCAACTGCTAGCCAAGCCCCACCTGGTAGAAAATCTGCAAGTACATGGAAGTATATAGGAATTGGCATTGGGGTTTTTCTGGTTGCTATTTTTGTGTGTCTGATCTTCATCTGCAAGAGCAAAGCTGTGCAAACAATAGGCCCTTGGAAGACTGGATTGAGTGGACAGCTGCAGAAAGCATTTATTACAG GGGTCCCAAAACTAAACAGGTCCGAGCTTATAACTGCATGCGAGGATTTTAGCAACATCATTTGCAATCAAGATACATTTACTGTCTACAAGGGAACTCTATCCAGTGGAGTAGAGATTGCTGTTGTGTCAACTCCTATAAATTCTCTGAAAGATTGGTCCAAGCGTTCTGAATCGGCCTTCAGGAAGAAG ATCGATTCACTGTCAAGGATAAACCACAAGAATTTCACTAATCTAATTGGATACTGTGAGGAGGATGAACCTTTCACACGGATGATGGTCTTTGAGTATGCTCCAAATGGAACTCTTTTTGAGCATCTGCATG TTGAAGAAGCTGACCCTCTTGActggccttcaagaatgagagctATAATGGGGACAGCATATTGTCTCGAGTACATGCACAATTTGAATCCTCCATTGTACCATTCTGATGTGAATTCACAGGCCATATTTTTTACTGACGATTATGCTGCTAAG ATTACAGAGCTTGCTTTCTGGTCTGAAATACTAGTCAAGTCAAAGTCCGCCAGTGGTGATATAGAAAACTCTGAACTGCCACCACTTGCTGATCCCGACACAAATGTCTATAGTTTTGGGATCTTGTTGCTGGAAGTAATTTCTGGAAAGTCGCCTTACTCAGAACGAGAGTCTCTTTTGAACTCG GCGGAGCAATACCTTAACGATAAACAGAATCTGAGCAGCTTGGTTGATCCAACATTGAAGTCCTTCAAAAATAATGAGCTTATGGTTATATGTGATGTAATCAGAGAATGTCTTCGAGAAGATCAACGGAAAAGACCAACTATAAAGGAAGTCGTTACAAAGCTAAGGGAAGCGATTGATATATCACCTGAGGCTGCAGTTCCAAGGCTATCTCCTCTCTGGTGGGCTGAACTCGAGATTCTATCCTCCGAGGCAGCTTAA
- the LOC104216207 gene encoding protein DOG1-like 4, with translation MTTQVQKNFSNYFENWMSQLEEFLRLLLMVPKETSYVKDHESLVNKMTTHHKDYYTVKWAAAHEDILSFFNPVWLSPLENAYLWVTGWKPSMAFRLVGANSELSDEQVKSIDALKVKIRAEEERVEREMERQQVALGDRKMVELARLNSSRVRTSGCSSDSDSNNQLDGLVEVALKGLMVSLERVMKMADCARLKTLKGLLDILNPKQCVDLLAAITMLQIQMRKWGRKKENLRS, from the coding sequence atGACAACCCAAGTTCAGAAGAACTTCTCCAACTACTTCGAGAATTGGATGAGTCAACTTGAAGAGTTCCTCAGGCTACTACTTATGGTTCCAAAGGAAACTTCATACGTCAAAGATCACGAATCTTTGGTGAACAAAATGACCACACATCACAAAGATTACTACACTGTCAAATGGGCAGCAGCGCACGAAGATATCTTGTCATTTTTCAATCCAGTTTGGTTAAGCCCTTTGGAAAATGCATACTTATGGGTCACTGGCTGGAAGCCATCAATGGCCTTTCGCCTAGTTGGTGCTAATTCCGAGTTGAGTGATGAACAGGTGAAGAGTATTGATGCTTTGAAGGTGAAAATTAGAGCAGAGGAGGAGAGAGTAGAGAGAGAAATGGAAAGGCAACAAGTGGCGTTGGGGGATAGAAAAATGGTGGAATTGGCAAGGTTAAATAGCAGTAGAGTGAGAACAAGTGGTTGCAGTAGTGACTCTGACTCAAATAATCAGTTGGATGGGCTAGTAGAGGTGGCGTTGAAAGGGTTAATGGTAAGTTTAGAGAGGGTGATGAAAATGGCTGATTGCGCTAGGCTTAAGACGTTGAAGGGCTTGTTGGATATCTTGAATCCTAAACAGTGTGTGGATCTCTTGGCTGCTATTACGATGCTTCAAATACAGATGAGGAAATGGGgcagaaaaaaagaaaatcttcGCAGTTAG